The Schizosaccharomyces pombe strain 972h- genome assembly, chromosome: I genome contains a region encoding:
- the alp13 gene encoding Clr6 histone deacetylase complex, chromodomain subunit Alp13/Eaf3 has product MAVSYKVNERVLCFHGPLLYEAKIVDTEMKGDVTTYLIHYKGWKNSWDEWVEQDRILQWTEENLKTQKELKNAAISTRQKPTSKKSASSTSKHDSTGVKTSGKRSRESSTVTVDGDSHELPSRIKTQKSESPIPQQVKRDGTTDAKNEETTKPENNEKDDFEEEPPLPKHKISVPDVLKLWLVDDWENITKNQQLIAIPRNPTVRAAIAAFRESKISHLNNEIDVDVFEQAMAGLVIYFNKCLGNMLLYRFERQQYLEIRQQYPDTEMCDLYGVEHLIRLFVSLPELIDRTNMDSQSIECLLNYIEEFLKYLVLHKDEYFIKEYQNAPPNYRSLVGV; this is encoded by the exons ATGGCCGTGTCATATAAGGTGAATGAACGTGTACTATGCTTTCACGGCCCGTTACTCTATGAGGCTAAAATTGTTGATACTGAAATGAAAGGTGATGTTACCACGTACCTGATTCATTATAAAGGATGGAAAAACAGTTGGGATGAATGGGTTGAACAAGATAGGATACTACAATGGacagaagaaaatttaaagactCAGAAagagttaaaaaatgccGCTATCTCTACGAGACAAAAACCGACTTCTAAAAAGTCCGCATCCAGCACTTCGAAACATGACTCAACTGGAGTTAAAACATCAGGAAAGAGGTCTCGAGAATCGAGCACCGTAACGGTTGATGGCGATTCACATGAATTGCCTTCACGTATAAAAACCCAAAAATCAGAGTCTCCAATTCCTCAACAAGTGAAACGCGATGGAACAACCGATGCTAAAAACGAGGAAACTACTAAGCCCGAGAATAACGAGAAAGACGATTTTGAGGAAGAGCCACCGCTTCCAAAACACAAGATTAGTGTCCCGGACGTTCTAAAGCTATGGCTTGTTGATGACTGGGAAAACATTACCAAAAATCAACAGTTAATAGCTATACCGCGGAATCCCACCGTCCGGGCTGCTATAGCGGCCTTCCGAGAATCCAAGATTTCTCATTTGAACAATGAAATAGACGTTGATGTTTTTGAACAAGCGATGGCTGGTTTGGTTATATACTTTAATAAGTGCTTGGGCAATATGCTGCTGTATCGGTTTGAACGGCAGCAATATTTAGAAATTCGGCAGCAATATCCTGATACTGAAATGTGTGATTTATATGGCGTCGAACATTTAATTCGCTTGTTTGTAAGCCTTCCTGAATTGATTGACCGGACTAATATGGATTCACAATCCATCGAGTGTTTGTTGAATTACATTGAAGAATTCTTGAA GTATCTCGTTCTACATAAAgatgaatattttattaaagaatatCAAAACGCCCCTCCAAACTATAGATCTTTGGTTGGTGTATAA
- the cdb4 gene encoding peptidase family curved DNA-binding protein Cdb4: MSTKEATSETAVDYSLSNPETVNKYKIAGEVSQNVIKKVVELCQPGAKIYDICVRGDELLNEAIKKVYRTKDAYKGIAFPTAVSPNDMAAHLSPLKSDPEANLALKSGDVVKILLGAHIDGFASLVATTTVVSEEPVTGPAADVIAAASAALKAAQRTIKPGNTNWQVTDIVDKIATSYGCKPVAGMLSHQQEREVIDGKKQVILNPSDSQRSEMDTFTFEEGEVYGVDILVSTSPSGKVKRSDIATRIYKKTDTTYMLKLQASRKVYSEIQTKFGPFPFSTRNISFDSRTNMGLNECTSHKLLFPYEVLLDKDGGIVAEFYSTIALTKKGTIILSDSEPKEDFIKSDKKVEDPEIVALLETPIKVTKNKKKSKKPSKANE, translated from the coding sequence ATGTCGACTAAAGAAGCAACTTCAGAGACTGCTGTCGATTATTCTTTGAGTAATCCTGAAACCgtcaataaatataaaattgcAGGCGAAGTTTCTCAaaatgttattaaaaaagtggTAGAATTATGCCAACCTGGAGCCAAAATATACGATATTTGCGTTCGTGGTGATGAACTATTGAACGAAGCTATCAAGAAAGTATATCGTACCAAGGATGCTTATAAAGGTATTGCTTTCCCTACCGCTGTATCTCCTAATGATATGGCTGCTCATTTATCTCCTTTAAAAAGTGATCCCGAAGCCAATCTCGCTTTGAAATCGGGTGATGTTgtaaaaattcttttggGTGCTCATATTGATGGATTTGCTTCCTTGGTCGCTACTACAACTGTAGTTTCTGAAGAACCAGTTACTGGTCCTGCCGCTGATGTTATTGCAGCTGCTTCTGCTGCTTTGAAGGCTGCTCAACGCACTATTAAACCTGGTAATACTAACTGGCAAGTCACTGACATTGTTGACAAAATTGCTACTAGCTATGGCTGCAAACCTGTTGCTGGTATGCTTAGCCATCAGCAAGAGCGTGAAGTTATTGATGGCAAAAAACAGGTTATTTTAAATCCTTCTGATTCTCAACGTAGTGAAATGGATACTTTTACGTTTGAGGAAGGAGAAGTTTATGGCGTTGACATTCTTGTTTCAACATCGCCTTCTGGGAAAGTGAAGCGTTCTGACATTGCTACTcgtatttacaaaaagacCGATACAACTTACATGTTGAAACTTCAAGCTAGCCGCAAAGTCTATTCTGAAATCCAAACTAAGTTTGGTCCTTTCCCATTTTCCACTCGTAATATTAGTTTTGATTCAAGAACCAATATGGGATTAAATGAATGTACTAGCCACAAACTTTTGTTCCCTTATGAAGTTTTGCTCGATAAAGACGGAGGCATTGTTGCTGAATTCTATTCAACCATTGCTTTGACCAAAAAGGGTACAATTATTCTCAGCGATTCTGAACCTAAGGAAGATTTCATTAAATCCgataaaaaagttgaagacCCAGAAATTGTGGCTCTCCTTGAGACTCCCATCAAAGTGACcaaaaacaagaagaagagCAAGAAGCCATCAAAAGCTAATGAATAA
- the iwr1 gene encoding RNA polymerase II nuclear import protein Iwr1, whose amino-acid sequence MPLPVLRVKRKASEDPVNALYLELGNNPNSVSSTKRRKFAGRYYFKLSQTLKQDDRYIQINDESSEPTHEDVRNIHSHTKISSLKKNNYGIPVVQTSEDVVKAPTHMDLGSRENTKGILSFSSPRYTIQNLPSTQSNRVFDAIRVEQGHTTYHPHPQLDSMIQEYLSNGDLPLQQSTEDYVYDIYEASSKEPNKPTFAYGVIDALSIPDAFRSSLEQELVSETVDSDKDDPLHDEIDEDSNAESFYQNSYPDEDEWQDSSENDEFAYSDDAEQDFYD is encoded by the exons ATGCCTCTTCCAGTACTTCGAGTTAAGCGTAAAGCTTCAGAAGATCCTGTTAACGCCCTAT ATTTGGAACTTGGAAACAATCCAAATTCTGTTTCAAGTAcgaaaagaaggaaattcGCCGGACGATATT ATTTTAAACTATCACAAACGCTGAAGCAAGATGATCGGTATATTCAGATAAATGATGAATCTTCGGAACCCACTCATGAAGACGTTCGAAATATCCACAGTCATACAAAAATATCATCtctaaaaaagaacaattACGGAATCCCTGTCGTCCAAACTTCTGAAGACGTTGTGAAAGCACCTACGCACATGGACTTGGGATCCCGTGAAAATACAAAAGgtattctttctttctcatCCCCACGCTATACAATTCAGAATTTACCTTCTACTCAAAGTAATAGAGTGTTCGACGCTATCCGTGTCGAACAAGG ACATACTACGTATCATCCGCATCCTCAGCTAGATTCTATGATTCAAGAATATTTGTCAAATGGAGACCTTCCTCTTCAGCAATCTACGGAAGACTACGTATACGATATTTATGAAGCATCTAGCAAAGAACCAAACAAGCCAACGTTTGCTTATGGTGTAATTGATGCTTTGTCCATCCCAGACGCTTTTCGTTCTTCATTAGAACAGGAACTAGTCTCCGAGACAGTGGACTCTGATAAAGATGATCCATTAcatgatgaaattgatgagGATTCAAACGCTGAAAGCTTCTATCAAAATAGCTATCCCGATGAAGACGAATGGCAAGATAGCAGtgaaaatgatgaatttgCTTACTCCGATGATGCTGAGCAAGACTTTTATGATTAG
- the thi4 gene encoding bifunctional thiamine-phosphate dipyrophosphorylase/hydroxyethylthiazole kinase: protein MKRQIDYSLYLVTSSSLIAPGSTIERQVEEGILGGVTLVQHREKDISTKCFVERAKRLSEICKKYDVPFLINDRIDVALAVGADGVHIGQDDMDCALARKILGDDAIIGVSTNNIEEIEKAAADGADYVGIGSIYETNTKDVKDRLIGITGLRKILEHVSKMHCQLGTVAIAGLNSSNIQRVIYLSEANGKRIDGIALVSAIMCSITPRETAKELRNLIATPPCFAQARSSLTTPKDLLNQIPAALQKLKDFTPLIHHLTNAVAKNFSANVTLAAYGSPTMGESYDEVADFAKAPGALVLNIGILENTKTYIHAAQVNNDLARPVILDPVAVGATTARSKVINTLLNYAYYDIIKGNEGEIMNLAGEQGLMRGVDSISQHTLAARITAVHRLAVERRCVVAMSGAVDVISDGNSTYVIKNGNPLLGQITASGCSLGSVMGVTASICQNDKLLAAITATLLYNIASELAVEAKNSCGDLLVQGPGTFIPIFVDKLHQLINETIKGNVDWIERAKLEKAE from the coding sequence ATGAAACGTCAAATTGACTATTCTTTATACCTTGTAACTAGCTCTAGTTTAATTGCCCCAGGTTCTACTATAGAACGTCAGGTGGAAGAGGGAATTTTGGGAGGTGTCACGCTTGTTCAGCACAGAGAAAAAGACATCTCTACTAAATGCTTTGTAGAACGTGCTAAACGACTTTCtgaaatttgcaaaaagtACGACGTGCCTTTTCTAATTAATGATAGGATTGACGTGGCATTAGCTGTTGGCGCTGACGGTGTTCATATTGGTCAAGACGACATGGATTGTGCATTAGCCAGAAAAATTCTTGGCGATGATGCTATTATTGGAGTGTCCACTAATAATATCgaggaaattgaaaaagcaGCTGCTGATGGGGCCGATTATGTGGGTATCGGTTCTATTTACGAGACAAACACTAAAGATGTCAAAGACAGGTTAATAGGAATCACAGGTCTGCGAAAAATTCTTGAACATGTTTCTAAAATGCATTGTCAACTTGGTACAGTGGCAATTGCTGGTTTGAACTCATCGAATATCCAAAGGGTCATTTATTTGAGCGAAGCCaatggaaaaagaattgacGGAATTGCTCTTGTTTCTGCTATCATGTGCTCCATTACTCCTAGAGAAACCGCTAAAGAACTCCGTAACCTTATAGCCACTCCTCCATGCTTTGCTCAAGCACGTTCGTCTCTTACAACTCCCAAGGATTTACTGAACCAAATTCCTGCTGCTTTACAGAAGTTGAAGGATTTCACTCCTCTAATTCATCATCTGACTAATGCTGTTgcaaaaaacttttctgCTAACGTTACTCTTGCAGCATATGGTTCTCCAACTATGGGTGAAAGCTACGATGAAGTTGCTGATTTTGCAAAAGCCCCAGGTGCTCTTGTATTGAATATTGGAATTCTTGAAAATACAAAGACGTATATTCATGCTGCTCAAGTCAACAATGATTTAGCCAGGCCCGTTATTTTAGATCCAGTTGCCGTAGGTGCTACAACCGCTCGTTCAAAAGTTATTAATACTTTGTTAAATTATGCTTACTATGATATTATCAAAGGGAATGAAGGAGAAATTATGAACTTAGCAGGTGAGCAAGGTTTGATGAGAGGAGTAGATAGTATTTCCCAGCATACATTAGCTGCTCGCATTACAGCTGTTCACCGCCTTGCTGTTGAAAGACGCTGTGTAGTAGCAATGTCTGGTGCAGTTGATGTTATCAGCGATGGAAATTCTACTTATGTCattaaaaatggaaatCCCTTACTAGGACAAATTACCGCTTCGGGTTGTTCATTGGGAAGTGTGATGGGTGTAACGGCTTCTATTTGTCAAAATGACAAATTGTTGGCAGCAATTACTGCAACTCTACTTTATAATATAGCTTCTGAATTAGCAGTGGAAGCGAAAAACTCATGTGGTGACTTACTCGTTCAAGGTCCTGGTACTTTTATTCCCATTTTTGTTGATAAGCTACATCAATTAATTAATGAGACTATAAAAGGAAATGTTGATTGGATTGAACGTGCCAAATTAGAGAAAGCTGAATAA
- the tsr1 gene encoding ribosome biogenesis protein Tsr1 — protein MAHHHRSTFKAKKPFKSKHASKSSLKEKYKNEVEPHRSGPKNIVHTSTKADRRNTAKQIQLNKRTEVAMNNRIFGGKNGAPKVITIVPLCNNVDSWNVLTNLLRSIDPEASLPKFDKDSISYSTTIDRFKQNLLFLLPKREFYSLIDACKVSDYVIFVLSAVQEVDEFGELIVRTTQGQGISSVLSMVHDLSEVDSLKTRNEVKKSLQSFMNFFFSDQERVFAADVSQDALNVMRALCTSHPRGIHWRDSRSYLLSQEISYSNGNLLVRGIVRGKGLDPNRLIHIQGFGDFAINRIYEAPQGIQNSRGISMDEDTNLTGGLVELCSPTQEQDSLESLGPIIDDMDTDMDSEVGKEASRGVRLDDFYYFDDEEEPVAVAKRVPKGTSTYQATWIPDEDEESDQYSDVEDTEVIIEDQDNQEISNHVAEEKIDSDEEETIDDAKSEMFVDLSEEEEVRQYEEYRKKQKELQEELEFPDEVELQPNELARERFKKYRGLRSLYTSQWDADEYDPNEPREWRQLFKFENYRNLKNKFLKQPFIGEAKPGKAVYVELRNVPIEIFEYYNKPWNLLVLYSLLQYENKLTVSQFTAMQHSEYEEPIESKEELLLQIGPRRFMVRPLYSDPTASGASNNLQKYHRYLPPKQAVIASVISPIVFGNVPIIMFKKSSDNSLRLAATGSYVNCDTNSVIAKRAVLTGHPFKVHKKLVTIRYMFFNPEDVIWFKPIQLFTKQGRTGYIKEPLGTHGYFKATFNGKITVQDTVAMSLYKRMYPLPCELFKVTDIDS, from the coding sequence ATGGCTCATCATCATCGATCAACGTTTAAAGCTAAGAAGCCGTTTAAGTCTAAACACGCTTCAAAGTCATCTTTAAAGGagaaatacaaaaatgAAGTTGAGCCTCATAGAAGCGGACCCAAAAATATTGTACATACTTCTACAAAGGCAGATCGCCGTAACACTGCCAAGCAAATTCAGTTAAATAAGCGCACGGAAGTCGCAATGAACAACCGCATTTTTGGAGGGAAAAATGGTGCCCCAAAAGTTATCACTATTGTACCCCTTTGCAATAATGTTGACTCTTGGAACGTTCTGACCAATTTACTGCGTAGCATTGATCCTGAAGCTAGTTTGCCCAAGTTTGACAAGGATTCGATTAGTTATTCTACAACAATTGATCGGTTTAAACAGAATTTATTGTTTCTGCTTCCTAAACGGGAGTTTTATTCTCTTATCGATGCTTGTAAAGTTTCGGATTATGTTATTTTCGTTCTTTCTGCTGTCCAAGAAGTTGATGAATTTGGCGAACTCATTGTTCGCACAACTCAAGGGCAAGGAATTTCCAGTGTTTTGTCTATGGTACATGATCTTTCTGAGGTGGATAGTTTAAAGACTCGGAACGAAGTTAAAAAGTCGCTACAGAGCTTTatgaacttttttttctcagaCCAAGAACGTGTGTTTGCCGCGGATGTTTCTCAGGATGCTTTGAACGTTATGCGTGCATTGTGTACATCACATCCACGTGGAATACATTGGCGTGATTCAAGATCTTACTTGTTGTCTCAAGAAATCTCTTATAGTAACGGAAATCTTTTAGTTCGCGGAATTGTGCGTGGCAAGGGTTTAGACCCGAATCGTTTAATACATATCCAAGGTTTCGGGGACTTTGCTATCAATCGCATTTATGAAGCTCCTCAAGGTATACAAAATTCTCGTGGGATTTCAATGGATGAAGATACCAATTTGACTGGTGGGTTAGTGGAATTGTGTAGTCCTACTCAAGAACAGGATTCATTAGAGTCCTTGGGGCCTATAATAGATGATATGGATACTGATATGGATTCTGAAGTTGGAAAAGAAGCATCGCGTGGTGTTCGTCTGGAtgatttttactattttgaCGATGAGGAAGAGCCAGTTGCGGTTGCGAAACGTGTACCAAAAGGTACCTCAACGTACCAAGCTACTTGGATTCCAGATGAAGATGAGGAATCCGATCAATATAGTGATGTTGAGGATACTGAAGTTATTATAGAAGATCAGGATAATCAAGAAATTTCTAACCATGTTGCTGAAGAGAAAATTGATAGTGACGAAGAAGAAACAATCGATGATGCTAAATCGGAAATGTTTGTTGATTTAtcggaagaagaagaagttaGACAATACGAGGAATACCGCaagaagcaaaaagaattacAGGAAGAACTTGAATTTCCCGATGAGGTAGAGCTTCAACCTAATGAATTAGCAAGGGAgcgctttaaaaaatataggGGTCTACGGAGTCTTTATACTAGTCAATGGGATGCAGATGAGTATGATCCTAATGAACCAAGGGAATGGAGACAgttgtttaaatttgaaaactatcggaatttgaagaataaatttttaaagcagCCTTTTATTGGTGAAGCTAAGCCTGGAAAGGCTGTTTATGTGGAACTTAGGAACGTTCCGATTGAAATATTCGAGTATTATAATAAGCCTTGGAATCTTTTAGTGCTTTATTCTTTGCTACAATATGAGAATAAACTGACTGTTTCTCAATTTACTGCAATGCAGCATTCTGAATATGAAGAGCCCATTGAATCCAAAGAAgaacttcttcttcaaattgGACCTCGCCGTTTTATGGTTCGACCTCTTTATTCAGATCCCACGGCTTCTGGTGCTTCCAACAACTTACAAAAATATCATAGATATCTTCCACCTAAGCAAGCTGTTATCGCATCTGTTATTTCTCCTATCGTCTTTGGTAATGTACCTATAATAATGTTCAAAAAGTCATCGGATAACTCTTTGCGTCTTGCCGCTACCGGCTCATATGTAAATTGTGATACCAATTCTGTCATTGCTAAAAGAGCTGTTCTAACAGGTCATCCTTTCAAAGTACACAAAAAATTGGTCACTATTAgatatatgttttttaatccAGAAGACGTTATTTGGTTCAAACCTATTCAGCTTTTTACTAAACAAGGGCGAACGGGTTATATTAAGGAACCACTTGGTACCCACGGTTATTTCAAGGCAACTTTTAATGGTAAAATTACAGTACAAGATACTGTAGCTATGTCGCTTTATAAGCGTATGTATCCTTTACCTTGCGAGTTATTCAAGGTTACGGATATTgattcataa
- the cnl2 gene encoding centromere localized protein Cnl2 → MNMEEQILNDYLLSQGRLQSIISLEQWRQLFPQRYREDPLIERLYEYCTQQRQKRLAKLRANIHLESQVIGKSRIDRMLATNVEKLQTVSHASTLHDVEEFYTSHSAKPLDISEINERLSEAVQSAYTKLNEEKERCTQLTLKMNSQIASLSDFQWSKEPNVDESIHLVESLIESLEKAAPSAIEELD, encoded by the exons ATGAATATGGAGGAACAAATACTTAATGATTATCTTCTTTCTCAAGGGCGGTTGCAGTCTATTATAAGCTTAGAACAATGGCGGCAACTGTTTCCTCAGAGATACAGAGAAGACCCACTGATTGAGCGTTTATACGAATACTGTACACAACAAAGACAAAAGCGATTAGCAAAATTGAGAGCTAACATCCATCTCGAGAGTCAAGTTATCGGCAAAAGCAGAATAGATAGGATGTTGGCAACAAATGTTGAGAAACTGCAAACGGTCAGTCATGCCTCTACATTGCACGATGTAGAAGAATTTTACACATCACATAGTGCAAAACCGCTGGACATAAGTGAAATCAATGAGCGGCTTTCTGAAGCTGTGCAATCTGCttatacaaaattaaatgagGAAAAAGAGCGCTGCACACAATTGACTCTTAAAATGAATAG TCAGATTGCATCCCTTAGCGATTTTCAATGGTCAAAAGAGCCAAACGTTGACGAGTCAATTCATCTTGTAGAATCTTTAATTGAAAGTTTAGAAAAGGCAGCACCTTCTGCAATAGAAGAATTAGACTAG
- the vam6 gene encoding guanyl-nucleotide exchange factor Vam6: MHRAFSLYRVLELSKARVECVFELGGLVYVSNSNGDLDSYKIYNNEEEEAADFVMEHVDVYPNFTKKPITKVVSCATQDIFYALSDSQVYVYQISTFKKLFSFGAHCQNMCLYGDELIVLSSKKNLEIYEIQKNSKPNLTKTISLNDRPRSLAWVSPTMILVSLSNDFCAVNTETSRISSLNLAWQQSSSLGLGISYIGMSIKSNKLHITRISDDEVLLSKDSQGLLVNLKSLQVSRNPLRWPTVPQAVIYNSPYIITLHNQYIYIWNKETYAMIQQIGISNIYSTFSCHKNTFFTSNSYVWILTPEDFSNQIEALLNTENLNEAISVLSQITVSQFPKRDYYLRITKREKALRSFSSGDYDLAMRLFSEISESPSTVLGLFPGLLDNNYSDAISILSMAPSQNESIESNVLFPGNHSNSQTDLRNGDAVSTVANNKRLRSLSTYLTDSRRKANRFLSYDEEHYFLQKKNLFLNADGTLVAKEKLEKIAVQIDTTLFLIYMISSPALVGSLLRLPNRCETSVVETNLLSAKMYRELVEYYYGKSLHEAALDLLTKLCDEPTDTLSLKGKSNTTSKYEPILSYLEKLSPELDHLIFKYSRVPLSEDPQNSIVIFIDENSEASTISKGVVLKYLETISYKVSIIYLEKLLLDNKFNDTVFPTRLALLYLKRILELEETTDFKNQEVFKQTIEKLEDYLTNSKQYDANVVLQEINSQDEFLSTVSIILYRRLSRHQDALDVYLKILNDWEGALSYCNSVYSIDGETEPYYMLLAEISKNYKSGSLNILDFITKYSSRLDLNRVFPLLPKNISMKSYHSLFSSQFRQLFEELSNKETQSKLYQKRLEDLNEELTKVRSEKVVITREKTCLFCHKRLGKSVISIFPDGSVVHYGCAKKYVSSNHLPYEAY; this comes from the exons ATGCATAGagcattttcattataCCGTGTTTTAGAGCTATCAAAAGCTCGGGTTGAATGCGTTTTTGAGTTAG GAGGTCTGGTTTATGTGTCGAATAGCAATGGTGATTTGGATAGTTACAAAATCTATAacaatgaagaagaagaagcag CTGACTTCGTCATGGAACATGTGGATGTATATCCTAATTTTACGAAAAAGCCTATAACAAAAGTCGTGAGTTGCGCTACGCAAGATATATTTTATGCTTTATCTg aTTCTCAAGTTTACGTTTATCAAATTTCGACTTTTAAGAAACTTTTCTCGTTTGGAGCACATTGTCAGAACATGTGTTTGTACGGTGATGAATTAATTGTACtttcatccaaaaaaaatttggaaatttaCGAAATACAGAAGAATTCTAAACCTAACCTCACAAAAACCATTTCACTTAATGACCGGCCAAGGTCTCTTGCTTGGGTATCTCCTACAATGATTCTTGTGTCTCTTTCAAATGATTTTTGTGCTGTAAATACTGAAACATCCCGGATTTCTTCTCTTAATTTAGCATGGCAACAGTCCTCTTCTCTTGGTTTAGGTATAAGCTATATTGGAATGTCCATAAAGTCAAACAAATTGCACATTACTCGAATATCTGATGACGAGGTTCTTTTGTCTAAAGATTCACAAGGATTACTTGTGAATCTTAAATCTTTACAAGTCTCTCGGAACCCTCTCCGGTGGCCCACTGTTCCTCAAGCTGTAATTTATAACTCTCCATATATAATCACTTTACACAACCAATACATTTATATTTGGAACAAAGAGACTTATGCAATGATTCAGCAAATTGGAATAAgtaatatttattcaacattttcttGTCATAAAAACACATTTTTCACTTCTAACTCCTATGTATGGATTTTAACTCCTGAAGATTTTAGCAATCAAATTGAAGCCCTTCTTAATACcgaaaatttaaatgaagCTATCAGCGTTTTAAGTCAAATTACAGTATCGCAATTTCCTAAGCGCGATTACTATTTGCGAATTACTAAGCGGGAGAAAGCGCTGcgctctttttcttctggTGATTACGATTTGGCTATGCGTTTATTTTCTGAGATCTCGGAATCTCCATCTACCGTATTAGGTTTATTTCCAGGGCTTTTGGATAATAATTATTCTGATGCTATAAGCATCCTTTCGATGGCTCCTTCACAAAATGAATCCATTGAGTCTAATGTACTGTTCCCGGGCAATCATTCAAATTCTCAAACAGATTTGCGCAATGGCGATGCAGTTTCAACAGTTGCAAATAATAAGCGCCTTCGCTCCCTGAGTACATATTTGACGGATTCTCGTCGTAAAGCCAATCGATTTTTAAGTTATGATGAAGagcattattttttacagaagaaaaacttattcTTAAATGCTGACGGTACATTGGTTGCTAAAGAGAAACTAGAAAAAATTGCTGTTCAAATCGATACCAccttatttttaatttatatgaTTTCATCGCCAGCTTTAGTGGGTTCTTTACTTCGATTACCAAATCGATGCGAGACTTCGGTAGTAGAAACAAATCTACTATCTGCTAAAATGTATCGTGAACTTGTTGAATACTATTATGGAAAATCACTCCACGAAGCCGCTTTGGATTTATTAACTAAATTATGTGATGAGCCTACAGATACATTGTCTTTAAAGGGAAAATCTAACACAACTTCCAAATATGAGCCTATACTTTCCTATTTAGAAAAACTGTCGCCGGAACTTGATCATcttatatttaaatacaGCCGTGTTCCACTAAGTGAAGATCCTCAAAATTCTATAGTAATATTTATTGACGAAAATTCCGAGGCCAGCACAATCTCAAAAGGCGTTGTTTTAAAGTATCTTGAGACCATTTCGTACAAGGTTTCTATCATTTATTTGGAGAAATTGCTTTTggataataaatttaatgatacGGTTTTTCCAACTCGACTAGCTCTATTATACTTGAAGAGGATTTTAGAGCTGGAAGAAACAACGGACTTCAAAAATCAAGaagtttttaaacaaacCATCGAAAAATTAGAAGACTATTTGACTAATTCAAAACAATATGATGCTAATGTCGTTTTACAAGAAATTAACTCCCAAGACGAGTTCCTTTCTACTGTCTCGATAATTTTGTATAGACGATTATCACGGCATCAGGATGCATTGGATgtctatttaaaaatactaaaTGATTGGGAGGGTGCTCTATCTTATTGTAACTCTGTTTATTCCATTGATGGGGAAACAGAACCGTATTATATGCTACTTGCTGAAATATCTAAGAACTACAAATCCGGTTCTCTAAACATTTTAGATTTTATAACAAAGTACAGTTCACGCTTGGATTTAAACAGAGTTTTTCCTTTACTGCCAAAAAACATATCTATGAAAAGTTATCATTCTTTGTTCTCTTCTCAATTTCGCCAGTTATTTGAAGAACTGAGTAATAAAGAAACGCAATCTAAATTATATCAAAAACGTTTGGAAGATTTGAATGAGGAATTGACTAAAGTTCGTTCTGAAAAAGTAGTAATTACCCGAGAGAAAACTTGCTTGTTTTGTCACAAACGACTTGGAAAAAGTGTCATCTCTATTTTTCCCGA TGGATCAGTCGTACATTACGGCTGTGCTAAGAAATATGTTTCTTCTAACCATCTTCCTTATGAAGCCTATTAA